TCGTTCCCTGGGTAGGAAGACAGAAGCTTACACTGTATACGGGTCCCTTCATGCAATATGCCAGAGGTCTTGTCAGGACACTTCATGTTGCGGGTGGGATGAAGACAGTAAGGGAAGCAGGACACGGTGACTGGTCAAAGCTGGGCGTAGTGATCATCAGTCCGACATTCCGTAACAACATATCTGCCACTCTGCAACTGCTCGCTGGTCCCTACTACGAAGCCAATGTGGATTACATCCGAAAGGAATTGCTTTTATCATTATCTGGTAATTTCCTTGGGTATTATCTGCAAATCAATTCCAGTCTCGGATACATGTACAATTATTGTCAAGATTATGTAGCCTACCGTAGTTCCACGGGGTTCGCATACAACTTCGCCATCAACCCGTTGATCAACCCGGGTATCAGTGCAAACATGTGGATCGAATGGGATACCCTGAACAATGTTACATCTATCACCCCGCGGTTGCGTCCTAATATTACCTTCTTCTTCAACGGCGACACCAGGATCGAGGTGTTCAGTGAAATGGTATTCAATGCTCCTGATGGTGACTTCGGCAATACGGATCTATGCTCAAACCGTTTTGGCTTCCTCTTTTCATGGCGTTTCCTACCAAAGTCATGGCTCTATGTTGCATTGAATGATTACCGCGCACAGGATGAATATGGTTCATTGGAACACCAGTATCAAATCGGAGCGATCAAGGCAAAATATTTGCTTTACTTTTAGGCTAATTATGTCTAAGATTTTAGGGTGTTCGCCTGATAAAGAACAGATGAGGTGAAATATGAATGAACAGGATAAAGAAAAGATCAACAATATCATCAAAGGCCGAAAGTACGCGCATGACTATTTGAAAGCAAGAAGATCCAGGACATATGAGGCGTTTCTCGAAATGGAGAAAGCGGCGTTTTCCTGCGGAGCACTCGAAAGGAAATTCAAGGAGATGATCGCCATCGGTATATCAGTGGTGGTAAATTGCGAGTCATGCATGCAGTGTCACATACGGGAAGCATTGAATGCGGGTGCAACAGAAGAACAGGTCCTTGAAGCGATCGAGGTCGGCATGGAAATGGGTGGCGGACCGGCCACGGTGACAAGCCGTTTCGCCATTAGCGTTCTCGAATATTACACGAGGAAAGATAGGTCTGGATCATCTGTTTAAAGACCAAGGAGTACTGAATATGAATGATGTTCAGATTCGTCGTGCGGTCGTTGACGACGAGGCACGGATACGGGAACTGCTCAGAGAATCTCAACTGCCATTCGAAGATGTTGGAAAACACCTTGTTAACTTTCTTGTAGCAGAGCATAATAATGCCGTCGTCGGCGCTGTCGGTCTGGAAGTATACGGCGAGATAGCACTTCTCCGGTCGCTCGCCGTCAAGGCTTCACACAAGAACAAAGGTATTGGCAGGAAACTATACGATGGGATTATCGCGTATGCCCGGCTCAAAGGTGTCAATAGATTTTATCTTTTAACCACAACGGCCGATCAACTTTTCCGCAAATTGGGTTTTATTGATGTCGATCGAAATAGATTACCAGATGAGATCCGCATGACAGATGAATTCAGGAGGCTGTGCCCGGAGACTGCAATCTGTATGGCTAAGGACATCGACAAGGATATCTATTACGTGCCGAAAAGCATGCAGGATCTCGCCGAGAGTGTCCCTGGAGCCAGAATGCTGGCTGTTCCCCTGGAGAGGGCGATGCTCACTTATTTTGAGGTTGCCCCGGGCACAAAGTTCGAGAGACACAAGCACGAGAGCGAGCAGATAACCTTCGTCATTGAAGGGGAACTTTTCTTCGAAATAGATGGCCGTGTTGTACGTGTAGGACCTGGCGAAGTCATCGCCATCCCCTCGAACGCGCCTCATGCTGCATACGCGGAGAACGAACATGTGCGCGCGGTCGATGCATGGTCTCCAGTCCGGATAGACTTTATTCAAAAAACATGAAAGGGCAGGTATTTTATGAAAAAAGTTGTTGAGGGAAACATATTGAATCCATTGCCAGTAGCGCTTGTAGGTACATTGATTAACGGGCGGCCAAATTATGCAGTAATAGGGTATATGTCGCCATTTGATTTTGGGAAACATGTTTTTTTCAGTCTTTATAAGAAGCGTTATACTAGAATCGGTATTCAGGAAAACAAGACATTCAGCGTGAATATACCGTCAGAAGAAATGATAAAAGAAGTTGTGATCTGCGGCAGCAAGTCCGGCCGGGATGTCGATAAATCGCAGCTCTTTCACAATTTTTATGGTGATCTCGAAACGGCGCCGATGATAAGAGAGTGTCCTCTGAATATGGAGTGTAGTGTTACCGAGATGCTCGATTACGATCCGAATGAAGGGATAATTGGCAGAGTGGTTAAATCTTATGTTGATCCAGAGTTTGCGATTGATGGCACTATCGATATGCAGAGCGTCAAGCTGATAGCGTGGACAACGGGCGGTGATTTCGCCTATTACAGACTCGGCGAGAAAATAACGCTGCCGCAAGATGAAACTAAGTGAACATGAAAATTCTTACATGTCATTGCGATGAGTCCCGCGTTTCCCGAGTCAAGACGAGAGGAGCTTGTCGAAGGGCGACGAAACAATCTCGCCCTGCGCGAATATATTGACAGCAATTTCTGAGCGCATAGAATAAGAGAAAAGTATAGAAACAAAACACATAAAAAAGGGAGGCTACAGGGATGGATAGTGAAGCGATCATATGCCAGAGTTGTGGTATGCATATGCAGAAAGATGAAGATTTCGGTTCTAATGCCGACGGCACAAAGAACGGTGAGTATTGCTGTTTCTGCTTCAAAGATGGTGGTTTCACCGACGAGGGGATTACTATGG
This genomic stretch from candidate division WOR-3 bacterium harbors:
- a CDS encoding zinc ribbon domain-containing protein — protein: MDSEAIICQSCGMHMQKDEDFGSNADGTKNGEYCCFCFKDGGFTDEGITMEQKIDKLVELAVSHMQIPEEKARAMAEEIIPKLDRWRQE
- the arsN2 gene encoding arsenic resistance N-acetyltransferase ArsN2, coding for MNDVQIRRAVVDDEARIRELLRESQLPFEDVGKHLVNFLVAEHNNAVVGAVGLEVYGEIALLRSLAVKASHKNKGIGRKLYDGIIAYARLKGVNRFYLLTTTADQLFRKLGFIDVDRNRLPDEIRMTDEFRRLCPETAICMAKDIDKDIYYVPKSMQDLAESVPGARMLAVPLERAMLTYFEVAPGTKFERHKHESEQITFVIEGELFFEIDGRVVRVGPGEVIAIPSNAPHAAYAENEHVRAVDAWSPVRIDFIQKT
- a CDS encoding carboxymuconolactone decarboxylase family protein, whose protein sequence is MNEQDKEKINNIIKGRKYAHDYLKARRSRTYEAFLEMEKAAFSCGALERKFKEMIAIGISVVVNCESCMQCHIREALNAGATEEQVLEAIEVGMEMGGGPATVTSRFAISVLEYYTRKDRSGSSV
- a CDS encoding flavin reductase family protein, with the protein product MKKVVEGNILNPLPVALVGTLINGRPNYAVIGYMSPFDFGKHVFFSLYKKRYTRIGIQENKTFSVNIPSEEMIKEVVICGSKSGRDVDKSQLFHNFYGDLETAPMIRECPLNMECSVTEMLDYDPNEGIIGRVVKSYVDPEFAIDGTIDMQSVKLIAWTTGGDFAYYRLGEKITLPQDETK